One window from the genome of Bubalus kerabau isolate K-KA32 ecotype Philippines breed swamp buffalo chromosome 17, PCC_UOA_SB_1v2, whole genome shotgun sequence encodes:
- the LOC129630770 gene encoding uncharacterized protein LOC129630770 yields MVVTGKPKFREDTGWNTETWRRGWRSSVGPAKKQPRSRERQRELRFCGNRGTPHSRRPESSARPDEDARSLHKGGKTDVPRGSTTRAHRPRSPERPGWGWIASRDGSRWCPDPEGPRACALDRLCHWAHAGASDFPLFSLRSLNLARVPEENRQAAREQASPWSTSRYLVRRRAARGGARAPGKPPGKRVGPCPQGALTGAGSREKATASGIFPPQGLNTRLLHCQTEPPGKLLKGHAAPKVKSSCPRDSQESSPTPQFKSINFLVLSPLYEQFRSSSFSYGADSLGDHHHAASGVLESSHKLWKRQPEKQAANQHPLETRSAAPQWLASANVLLQAKQSMSALYPANSASERAHQGWTHSGKHASGCQPVSRDLT; encoded by the exons ATGGTAGTCACGGGAAAGCCCAAATTCAGAGAAGACACGGGGTGGAACACAG AAACCTGGCGGAGAGGCTGGAGGTCGTCGGTGGGCCCGGCCAAGAAGCAGCCCCGCAGCAGGGAGAGGCAAAGGGAACTGAGGTTCTGCGGGAACCGCGGAACGCCTCATTCCCGACGGCCTGAGTCCAGCGCGAGGCCTGACGAGGACGCCCGGAGTCTCCACAAGGGAGGGAAAACCGACGTCCCGAGGGGCTCCACGACCCGAGCCCACCGACCTCGTAGCCCCGAACGGCCAGGATGGGGATGGATCGCCTCCCGCGACGGCTCAAGATGGTGCCCGGACCCTGAGGGCCCGCGCGCCTGCGCCCTGGACCGTCTTTGCCATTGGGCCCACGCCGGGGCGTCGGACTTTCCGCTGTTCTCCCTCCG GTCTCTAAACCTAGCCCGTGTCCCTGAGGAGAACCGGCAAGCGGCCCGGGAACAGGCGTCGCCCTGGTCAACGAGTCGGTACTTAGTGCGCAGGCGCGCCGCGCGGGGCGGCGCAAGGGCGCCTGGGAAACCGCCCGGAAAGCGAGTAGGgccttgccctcaaggagctctcACGGGAGCCGGGAGCCGCGAGAAAGCGACGGCGAGC ggcatcttccctccccagggattgaacacgcgactcctgcattgccagactgagccacctgggaagctcttaaaAGGGCATGCTGCACCAAAAGTTAAGAGTTCTTG tccaagggactctcaagagtcttctccaacaccacagttcaaaagcatcaattttttggtgctcagcccccTTTATGAGCAGTTCAGatcatcttccttttcttatGGAGCTGACAGTCTTGGGGACCACCACCATGCTGCAAGTGGAGTGTTGGAGAGTTCCCACAAGCTTTGGAAAAGACAGCCAGAGAAGCAGGCCGCCAACCAGCATCCGTTAGAAACCCGTTCAGCTGCTCCACAGTGGCTCGCCTCAGCAAACGTGCTTTTGCAAGCCAAACAATCCATGTCAGCGCTCTACCCTGCAAACTCAGCCAGTGAAAGAGCCCATCAAGGGTGGACTCACTCTGGTAAACACGCCTCCGGGTGCCAGCCAGTCAGCAGGGATCTCACTTGA